The genome window TCTTGGCGTAACGGCTTTGTAACACAGTGCTGATAGCTATGCTCGTGCAGGCCGAAGTGGCCGCAAGACAAAAACCAAACACGTTTTCGGAGGAAGGAAATCCATGAAAAAGTCTTTGATCGCCCTCGTCGCCGTCATGATCATGAGCATCGCGGCCACCGCATTCGCCGGTGACATCCGTGTGAAGGGCTCCACCACCGTGGACCCGGCCATGAAGAAACTCGTTGCCGCCTACAAGAAAATCAATCCGGGCGTGAACTTCTCCATTTCCGCCACCGGTTCCGGCGACGGCGCCAAGGCCATCATCAACGGCACCGCCGATATCGGCATGATGTCCCGCGACATGAAACCGGCTGAAACCGAAAAGGCCAAGGCCAACGGCGTCAACCCGGTTCAGTACGTCATCGCCCTGGACTGCCTGGTTCCCATCGTCCACCCGTCCAACAAGGTTTCCGCCCTGACCACCGATCAGCTCAAGGCCATGTATCAGGACAAGATCCGCAACTGGAAGGAAGTGGGCGGCGCCGATGGCATGATCGCCCTGTTCTCCCGCGAAACCAACTCCGGTACCTACGAAGTGTGGCACAAGAAGGTCATGAACAAGGAAGACGAATTCGACATGGTCTCCCGCATGCCTTCCAACGCCGCCATGGCCGCCAAGATCGCCGGCAACAAGAAGGGTGTCGGCTATGTAGGCCTGGGCTTCCTGAACGACAAGATCAAGGGCGTCAAGGTCAACGGTGTCATGGCTTCCGTGGCCACCGCCCTGGACAAGTCCTATCCGCTCTCCCGTGGCCTGAACCTGTACACCGCCGACAGCGTAGGCGGCGAAGTGAAGGACTTCATCACCTTTGTCATGAGCCCGGCCGGACAGAAGATCATCGAGGAAGTCGGCTTCGTGCCCATGACCAGGTAACCGACTGTAGATTCTATTCTTGACCGAACCCCGCCGGGACGCTCCGTGTCCCGGCGGGAAACCTGTCTCCAAGGGGACGGAGAGCCTAATGATTGATCGCAAGAGAAAGGAAACGCTCATCAAGGGAATGTTTTTTGGTGCGGCTTCCATTTCCATCATCGCCCTCGGGCTGATCATGTACTTTCTGGTGAGCGAGGCCCTGCCCACCTTTTTCGGTTTCGACGCCATGGGCGAGGCGCACCAGGGCGTGTCCTTTTTTGATTTCATATTCGGCAGCCAGTGGAAGCCCGTGTCCGAACATCCGCAGTGGGGCATCCTCCCGCTGATCATGGGCTCGGTCTGGGTGACGCTGCTGTCTTCCGTCATCGCCATACCGCTGGGGGTCATGACCGCCATCTACCTGGCCGAGATCGCTCCCAACAGGGTGCGCGAGATCGTCAAGCCCATGGTGGAACTGCTGGCGTCGCTGCCTTCGGTGGTCATCGGATTTTTCGGCCTGGCCGTGGTTGCCCCCATCATGCTGGAGCTGTTCGACATCCGCTTCGGCGTCAACATGCTCAACGCCTCCATCATGCTGGCCTTCATGGCCGTGCCCACCATCACCTCCATTGCCGAGGACGCCATCCATTCCGTGCCGGACGAGCTCAAGGAGGGGTCCCTTGCCCTGGGGGCCACCCGGTTCGAGACCCTCAGGAAGGTCATTCTTCCCGCGTCCCTGTCCGGTCTGTCCACGGCGGTCATCCTGGGCATGTCCCGCTCCATCGGCGAAACCATGGTCGTGCTCATGGTGGCCGGCGGCGCGGCCCGGATACCCACGTCCATTTTCGATCCGGTGCGCCCCATGCCCGCCAGCATCGCCGCGGAAATGGGCGAAACCAGTTTCGGCCTTGAAATGCACTATTTTTCGCTTTTCGCCATTGCCATGGTGCTTTTCATAATCACGTTCCTGTTCAACCTGCTGGCCGACCACATCGCCCACAAGTACAAGCAGGTCGGCGCGGCAACCCTGTAAGGAGAAAGTGAGGAATGAGCGAAATGGTACGCGAATCCATCATGGAACAACTGCCGGACGAAACGGGACTTCTGGCCCGCCGCAGGTTTGTCGAAGGATTCTGGTTCGCCCTGTTCCGGGCCGCCGTGGTTATCAACGGCGCGGCCCTGGTGATCATCGTGGGCTACATGGTGTATTACGGCTTCCCGGCCATCTCATGGGACTTCCTGACCGGCATGCCCACGGAGGGCGGTCTGGCGGGCGGTATCCTGCCCTGCATCGCGGGGACGTTCTATCTGAGCATGGGCTCCATGCTGCTGGCCCTACCCCTGGGCGTGGCCTCGGCCATCTATCTGCACGAATATGCCCGGCCCGGCCCGCTCATGCGCGTGATCCGGCTGTCCATCAACAACCTGGCGGGCGTGCCCTCGGTGGTTTTCGGTTTGTTCGGTATGGCCTTTTTCGTGGCCAGCCGGGATCTCGGCGGCCTGGGCATGGGCGTTTCCATCGCGTCCGGCTCCCTGACCCTGGCCGTGCTCATCCTGCCGGTCATCATCGGCACCTCCGAGGAGGCGTTGCGCTCGGTGCCCGACACCTATCGCGAAGCGTCCCTGGGGCTCGGGGCCACCAAGTGGCAGACCGTGTTCAAGGTGGTGCTGCCCGCGGCCCTGCCCGGCGTGCTCACCGGTTCGATCCTGGCCATCAGCCGCGCGGCCGGGGAAACCGCTGCCATCATGTTCACGGCGGCGGCCAGCTACAACCCGCAACTGGCCGGATCCATTTTCGACGAGGTCATGGCCCTGCCGTACCAGATTTACTCCCTGTCCGTGTCGTCCACGGACCCTGAGGCGACCCTGCCCCTGCAGTACGGCACCTCCCTGGTGCTCGTCAGCCTGGTGCTGGGCATGAACCTTATCGCCATTGTCCTGCGCAGCAAGCTTCGCAGGAAACTGACCAAGTAAATTGATCCTTCCCGGGGAAGGGTCCTCCTTCCCCGGCATTGTCCCACTGCCGGGACCAAGCCGGATGGTCCATGACCATTCCGTTCCCCTGAATCCAATTGCGGGCGCATTCTCGCGTGTTGCGGGTTTCGCGTGCAGGGTGTTGGCCCTCTCTTCCCATTGTTTCATTCGTTGTTTTCATTCTTTGTTCGGTGATGTTTTCTTTTCACGGAGGCGGAAGTGAATTGCCTGTGCTTTCAATTGCATCCCCTGAACGTTGTGCCTGATGGATTTCCTTTGGTGACAGGGGAAGTGGGCATGTCTTCTTTGCACTGACGGTGCTGTCAAAATAAATAATTCGTTGCTCGGGATGCCGGGAATATGTAATGAACTGAAACTGCAAAACCCTTACGCATTCAACACGAACAAAATAAAGGAAAAAACATGATTGCCCGAATAATGCTCATTTTCTGTGCCGTTGTGCTTGCCCTGTCGATCGTCGGCTGCGGCGGCAAGGAAGAACTCAGGAAAGAGGCTGTCCGTCCTGTGCGCATGCTTACCGTGGGCTCGGCCGAGAACATGTCCACCCGCCGTTTCCCGGGCAAGGTGGAAGCCTCGGGCCGGGTCGAACTGGCCTTTGAGGTGGCCGGCAAGGTCGTCAAGCTGCCCATCATCTCCGGTCAGGAGATCCGGGAAGGCGAACTGGTGGCCCAGCTGGACGACCGCGATTTCAAGGCCAAGCTGACCTCGGCTCTGTCCCGCGCCAACAAGGCCAAGGCCGACCTGGCCCGCTATGAGCAGTTGCTGAAGGAGGAAGTGGTCTCCCGAAGTGCCTACGATCAGATCAAAAAGGACTACGACGTGGCCCGCGCCGATGCGGACATCGCCCGCAAGGCCCTGCAGGATACAGAGATACTGGCTCCCTTCTCCGGGGTCATTGGCGACAAGTTCGTTGAGAATTTCCAGAACGTGCAGGCCAAGCAGCCCATCGCCACCCTGCAGAACGACGCGGTCATCGAGATC of Salidesulfovibrio onnuriiensis contains these proteins:
- a CDS encoding phosphate ABC transporter substrate-binding protein, with translation MKKSLIALVAVMIMSIAATAFAGDIRVKGSTTVDPAMKKLVAAYKKINPGVNFSISATGSGDGAKAIINGTADIGMMSRDMKPAETEKAKANGVNPVQYVIALDCLVPIVHPSNKVSALTTDQLKAMYQDKIRNWKEVGGADGMIALFSRETNSGTYEVWHKKVMNKEDEFDMVSRMPSNAAMAAKIAGNKKGVGYVGLGFLNDKIKGVKVNGVMASVATALDKSYPLSRGLNLYTADSVGGEVKDFITFVMSPAGQKIIEEVGFVPMTR
- the pstC gene encoding phosphate ABC transporter permease subunit PstC, encoding MIDRKRKETLIKGMFFGAASISIIALGLIMYFLVSEALPTFFGFDAMGEAHQGVSFFDFIFGSQWKPVSEHPQWGILPLIMGSVWVTLLSSVIAIPLGVMTAIYLAEIAPNRVREIVKPMVELLASLPSVVIGFFGLAVVAPIMLELFDIRFGVNMLNASIMLAFMAVPTITSIAEDAIHSVPDELKEGSLALGATRFETLRKVILPASLSGLSTAVILGMSRSIGETMVVLMVAGGAARIPTSIFDPVRPMPASIAAEMGETSFGLEMHYFSLFAIAMVLFIITFLFNLLADHIAHKYKQVGAATL
- the pstA gene encoding phosphate ABC transporter permease PstA, giving the protein MSEMVRESIMEQLPDETGLLARRRFVEGFWFALFRAAVVINGAALVIIVGYMVYYGFPAISWDFLTGMPTEGGLAGGILPCIAGTFYLSMGSMLLALPLGVASAIYLHEYARPGPLMRVIRLSINNLAGVPSVVFGLFGMAFFVASRDLGGLGMGVSIASGSLTLAVLILPVIIGTSEEALRSVPDTYREASLGLGATKWQTVFKVVLPAALPGVLTGSILAISRAAGETAAIMFTAAASYNPQLAGSIFDEVMALPYQIYSLSVSSTDPEATLPLQYGTSLVLVSLVLGMNLIAIVLRSKLRRKLTK
- a CDS encoding efflux RND transporter periplasmic adaptor subunit, giving the protein MIARIMLIFCAVVLALSIVGCGGKEELRKEAVRPVRMLTVGSAENMSTRRFPGKVEASGRVELAFEVAGKVVKLPIISGQEIREGELVAQLDDRDFKAKLTSALSRANKAKADLARYEQLLKEEVVSRSAYDQIKKDYDVARADADIARKALQDTEILAPFSGVIGDKFVENFQNVQAKQPIATLQNDAVIEIGVYPAGCGHCHAKGGQVHHNHPV